The genomic stretch TTTATTCGGCTATTCCGGGCCTGCGAGCAGCAGGATCTGCCGATGGCCAAACGCTGGACGGCATACCTGCTCGCCTGCCGGGAAACGCGCGAGCTGCGCGAAGAGGAGCGTAACCGCGGAGCGGCGTTTACGCGCCTGATTAAAAGCTGGGAGCCAAACTGTCCGCCCGAATGGCTGCCGCTGTTTATGCAAAGCCAGCTCTGCGGCATGGCCTGGCTCGGCGTGCGCTGGGGCATTAGCGCGCGCGAGCTGGCGCTGAGCCTCGGCTACAGCTGGATAGAGAGCGCGGTGATGGCGGGCGTCAAGCTGGTGCCGTTTGGGCAACAGGCCGCGCAGCTGCTGATTATCGACCTGGGCGACCATTACGCCGCCGGGCTTGAACAGGCATTTTTGCGTAGCGACGACGCGCTGGGGGCAGCAACGCCGCTGTCCGCCATCGCCTCCGCGCGCCACGAAACTCAATATTCACGACTATTCCGTTCCTGAGGAGTCAACATGGCTGATTACAAACATCCCCTGCGCGTGGGCGTGGGCGGCCCGGTAGGGTCGGGCAAAACCGCGCTGCTGGAAGCGCTCTGCAAGGCGATGCGCGACACGTACCATCTTGCGGTGGTCACTAACGATATTTACACCAAAGAGGATCAGCGCATCCTGACCGAGGCGGGCGCGCTGGAGCCGGAGCGCATCGTGGGCGTGGAGACGGGTGGCTGTCCGCATACCGCCATTCGTGAAGATGCGTCGATGAACCTGGCGGCGGTAGAAGCGTTAAGCGAGAAGTTCGGCAATCTGGATCTGATCTTCGTTGAAAGCGGCGGAGACAACCTGAGCGCGACGTTTAGCCCGGAGCTGGCGGATCTGACCATCTACGTGATCGACGTGGCCGAAGGGGAAAAAATCCCGCGCAAGGGCGGACCGGGGATCACCAAATCCGATTTTCTGGTGATCAATAAAACCGACCTCGCGCCGTACGTCGGCGCGTCGCTGGAGGTGATGGAGCGCGATACCAACCGCATGCGCGGCGAGCGCCCGTGGACGTTTACCAACCTGAAGGCGGGTGACGGGTTAGCGACGATTATTGCGTTTCTGGAAGAGAAAGGGATGCTGCGGATGTAATCAAACGATCCCCTCTCCCTTTGGGAGAGGGTTAGGGTGAGGGATTACGCCTCCGGCAGTTCCGCCAGCGGCCAGCGCGGACGCACGGACACGCTCAGGTCAGACGTCGCACCCGCATTCAGGCGCACCATTCCCGCGTAAGCGATCATCGCGCCGTTGTCGGTACAAAATTCCGGACGGGCATAGAACACTTCCCCGCGACGCTTTTGCATCATCTCGGCGAGCTTCGCGCGCAGCGTGCGGTTAGCACTCACGCCACCGGCCATCACCAGACGCTTAAAACCGGTCTGATCCAGCGCGCGCTTGCACTTGATCATCAGCGTGTCCACCACCGCATCTTCGAACGCGCGGGCGATATCGGCGCGGGTCTGCTCGCTGTCATCGTTATTGCGAATCGTATTCGCCGCGAAGGTTTTCAGCCCGGAGAAGCTGAAATCCAGCCCTGGACGGTCGGTCATCGGACGCGGGAAGACAAAGCGCCCTTCCGTTCCCTGCGACGCCATTTTGGACAGCATCGGGCCGCCCGGATAATCCAGGCCCAGCAGCTTGGCGGTTTTATCGAACGCTTCACCGGCTGCGTCGTCGATCGATTCGCCCAGCAGCTCGTACTTGCCAATCCCCGTTACGCTAATCAGCTGCGTATGGCCACCGGAGACCAGCAGCGCCACAAACGGGAATTCAGGCGGATTCTCTTCCAGCATCGGCGCCAGAAGATGCCCTTCCATATGGTGAACCGGGATCGCCGGCACATCCCACGCAAACGCCAGCGAACGGCCAACCGTCGCGCCGACCAGCAGCGCGCCGACCAGGCCCGGGCCTGCGGTATACGCCACTGCATCAATCTCTTTTGCCGTTAATCCCGCTTCTTTCAGCGCCGCCTGAATCAGGGGAACCGTTTTACGCACGTGGTCACGAGAGGCCAGTTCAGGTACGACGCCGCCGTAGTCAGCGTGCAATTTCACCTGACTATACAGCTGGTTGGCCAGAAGTCCTTTTTCGTCGTCGTAAATGGCGATGCCGGTTTCATCGCAGGATGTTTCAATACCCAGTACACGCATGACTTGTTTTACCTCGTTTCAATACCGCGCAGTGTAGAGCCTGGGCGGGTTGATGTAAAACTTTGTTCGCCCCAGGAAGAAGGCTCGTGTATACTCCTCACCCTTATTAAAGTCCCTTTCAAAATCGCATCGGTGCTTTACAAAGCAGCAGCATTTGCAGTAAAATTCCGCACCATTTTGAAATAAGCTGGCGTTGATGCCAGCGGCAAACCGAATTTATTAAAGGTGAGAGTTACATGCCGGTAATTAAAGTACGTGAAAACGAGCCGTTCGACGTAGCACTGCGTCGCTTCAAACGTTCATGCGAGAAAGCAGGTGTTCTGGCTGAAGTTCGTCGTCGTGAGTTTTATGAAAAACCAACGACCGAACGTAAGCGCGCTAAAGCTTCCGCTGTGAAACGTCACGCGAAGAAACTGGCTCGCGAAAACGCACGCCGTACTCGTCTGTACTAATTGGTTGAGGGCCTCAGCCCTCAATTGACAGACAGAGTAATAGTCGTAAGGCCGTGCTTCCGGAAGGAATGCGCGGCTTGTTTTCGTTTATAAGTCGCTTAAAATTTTGGGGCATATGGCCGGAAGAATCCCACGCGTTTTCATCAATGACCTGCTTGCCAGAACCGACATCGTCGATCTCATCGACGCGCGGGTAAAGCTAAAAAAGCAGGGCAAGAACTACCATGCGTGCTGTCCGTTCCATAACGAAAAAACCCCTTCCTTCACCGTAAACGGTGAAAAGCAGTTTTACCATTGCTTCGGCTGTGGTGCTCACGGTAATGCCGTTGATTTTTTAATGAACTACGACAAGCTCGAGTTCGTTGAAACCGTCGAAGAGCTGGCGGCGATGCATAACCTTGAAGTGCCGTATGAAGCAGGCAGTGGGCCAAGTCAGATCGAGCGCCATCAACGGCAAACGCTGTATCAACTGATGGATGGCCTGAATTCGTTTTACCAACAGTCTCTTAAGCAATCTGCGGCTGAGCCTGCGCGTCAGTATCTGAACAAGCGCGGACTGAGCGACGATGTCATTGCGCGTTTCGCTATTGGTTACGCCCCGCCCGGCTGGGACAACGTGTTAAAGCGTTTTGGCGGCAATAGCGAAGATCGTAAGTCTCTCATCGATGCAGGCATGCTGGTCACCAACGACCAGGGACGAAGCTACGACCGCTTCCGCGAACGGGTGATGTTCCCGATCCGCGACAAGCGTGGCCGGGTAATTGGTTTTGGTGGTCGCGTGCTGGGTGATGCCCTGCCGAAGTACCTTAACTCCCCGGAAACCGATATTTTCCATAAGGGCCGCCAGCTGTACGGCCTTTATGAGGCGCAACAGGATAACGCGGAACCTCCGCGTCTTCTGGTCGTCGAAGGCTATATGGACGTCGTTGCGCTGGCGCAGTACGACATCAACTACGCGGTTGCGTCGTTAGGTACGTCCACCACCGCCGATCATATTCAACTGCTGTTCCGGGTGACCAACAACGTCATCTGCTGTTACGACGGTGACCGCGCAGGACGCGACGCCGCCTGGCGCGCGCTGGAAACCGCGCTACCCTATATGACCGACGGGCGTCAGCTACGCTTTATGTTCCTGCCCGACGGTGAAGACCCGGATACGCTGGTGCGTAAAGAGGGCAAAGCGGCGTTTGAAGCGCGGATGGAGCAGGCTCAGCCGCTCTCCACGTTTTTGTTTAACAGCCTGATGCCGCAGGTCGATTTGAGTACCCCTGACGGGCGCGCGCAGCTCAGCACGCTGGCGCTGCCGTTAATCAGCCAGGTGCCCGGCGAAACGCTGCGCATCTATCTGCGTCAGGAGTTAGGCAACAAGCTCGGCATTCTGGATGACAGCCAGCTTGAACGTTTAATGCCAAAACAGGCTGAAAACGGTGCGGTTCGCCCCGCGCCTCAGCTAAAACGCACAACCATGCGTATACTGATAGGGTTGCTGGTCCAAAACCCCGAGCTCGCACCGCAGGTGCCGTCGCTGGCGGGTTTAAACCACGAAAAATTGCCCGGACTTGGCTTATTTTCAGAACTGGTCAACACGTGTTTGTCTCAGCCAGGTCTGACCACCGGACAACTTTTAGAGCATTATCGCGGCACAAAAGAGGCCGCTACCCTTGAAAAATTGTCGATGTGGGACGATATAGCAGATAAGGACATTACAGAAAAAACGTTCACCGACTCACTCAACCATATGTTTGATTCGATGCTTGAGCTGCGCCAGGAAGAGTTGATAGCTCGCGAGCGCACACACGGTTTAAGCAGCGAAGAACGCCGGGAGCTCTGGATGATTAACCAGGAACTGGCGAAGAAATAAAGAAATTTAACGGCTTAAGTGCCGAATATCGATCGGGAAGCCCCCGGCAGCCGCACTGAGAGGCAGCGGCAAAAATATAAGTACGCCCTCGCTTTAAAGGTTGGCAGCCCCATCGCCGACACCAATCAAACGAATTAAGTGTGGATACCGTCTTATGGAGCAAAACCCGCAGTCACAGCTGAAACTTCTTGTCCAACGTGGTAAGGAGCAAGGCTATCTGACCTATGCCGAGGTCAATGACCATCTGCCGGAAGATATCGTCGATTCAGATCAAATCGAAGATATCATCCAAATGATCAATGACATGGGCATTCAGGTGATGGAAGAAGCACCGGATGCCGATGATCTGTTGCTGGCTGAAACCTCCAACAACACTGACGAAGATGCGGAAGAAGCTGCTGCACAGGTACTGTCCAGCGTGGAATCTGAAATCGGGCGTACCACTGACCCGGTCCGCATGTACATGCGCGAAATGGGTACCGTTGAACTGTTGACCCGCGAAGGCGAAATTGACATCGCAAAACGCATCGAAGACGGGATCAACCAGGTTCAGTGCTCCGTTGCCGAGTACCCGGAAGCGATCACCTATCTGCTGGAGCAGTACGATCGCGTTGAAGCGGAAGAAGCGCGCCTGTCTGACCTGATCACCGGTTTTGTCGACCCGAACGCTGAAGAAGATATGGCGCCTACCGCCACTCACGTCGGTTCTGAACTGTCTCAGGAAGAGATGGATGATGACGAAGACGAAGATGAGGAAGAGAGCGACGACGACACCGCGGACGATGACAACAGCATCGACCCGGAGCTGGCGCGTGAGAAGTTTGCCGAGCTGCGTACCCAGTACGAAGTGACGCGTGACACCATCAAAGCGAAAGGCCGCAGCCATGCCGCCGCTCAGGAAGAGATCCTGAAGCTGTCTGAAGTATTCAAACAGTTCCGC from Enterobacter dykesii encodes the following:
- a CDS encoding urease accessory protein UreF; protein product: MEHARQRLRLMQLSSSSLPVGSFTWSQGLEWAVEAGWVTNADAFKRWQIQQMEQSFFCVDLPLFIRLFRACEQQDLPMAKRWTAYLLACRETRELREEERNRGAAFTRLIKSWEPNCPPEWLPLFMQSQLCGMAWLGVRWGISARELALSLGYSWIESAVMAGVKLVPFGQQAAQLLIIDLGDHYAAGLEQAFLRSDDALGAATPLSAIASARHETQYSRLFRS
- the dnaG gene encoding DNA primase, which gives rise to MAGRIPRVFINDLLARTDIVDLIDARVKLKKQGKNYHACCPFHNEKTPSFTVNGEKQFYHCFGCGAHGNAVDFLMNYDKLEFVETVEELAAMHNLEVPYEAGSGPSQIERHQRQTLYQLMDGLNSFYQQSLKQSAAEPARQYLNKRGLSDDVIARFAIGYAPPGWDNVLKRFGGNSEDRKSLIDAGMLVTNDQGRSYDRFRERVMFPIRDKRGRVIGFGGRVLGDALPKYLNSPETDIFHKGRQLYGLYEAQQDNAEPPRLLVVEGYMDVVALAQYDINYAVASLGTSTTADHIQLLFRVTNNVICCYDGDRAGRDAAWRALETALPYMTDGRQLRFMFLPDGEDPDTLVRKEGKAAFEARMEQAQPLSTFLFNSLMPQVDLSTPDGRAQLSTLALPLISQVPGETLRIYLRQELGNKLGILDDSQLERLMPKQAENGAVRPAPQLKRTTMRILIGLLVQNPELAPQVPSLAGLNHEKLPGLGLFSELVNTCLSQPGLTTGQLLEHYRGTKEAATLEKLSMWDDIADKDITEKTFTDSLNHMFDSMLELRQEELIARERTHGLSSEERRELWMINQELAKK
- the ureG gene encoding urease accessory protein UreG; translated protein: MADYKHPLRVGVGGPVGSGKTALLEALCKAMRDTYHLAVVTNDIYTKEDQRILTEAGALEPERIVGVETGGCPHTAIREDASMNLAAVEALSEKFGNLDLIFVESGGDNLSATFSPELADLTIYVIDVAEGEKIPRKGGPGITKSDFLVINKTDLAPYVGASLEVMERDTNRMRGERPWTFTNLKAGDGLATIIAFLEEKGMLRM
- the tsaD gene encoding tRNA (adenosine(37)-N6)-threonylcarbamoyltransferase complex transferase subunit TsaD, yielding MRVLGIETSCDETGIAIYDDEKGLLANQLYSQVKLHADYGGVVPELASRDHVRKTVPLIQAALKEAGLTAKEIDAVAYTAGPGLVGALLVGATVGRSLAFAWDVPAIPVHHMEGHLLAPMLEENPPEFPFVALLVSGGHTQLISVTGIGKYELLGESIDDAAGEAFDKTAKLLGLDYPGGPMLSKMASQGTEGRFVFPRPMTDRPGLDFSFSGLKTFAANTIRNNDDSEQTRADIARAFEDAVVDTLMIKCKRALDQTGFKRLVMAGGVSANRTLRAKLAEMMQKRRGEVFYARPEFCTDNGAMIAYAGMVRLNAGATSDLSVSVRPRWPLAELPEA
- the rpsU gene encoding 30S ribosomal protein S21, with translation MPVIKVRENEPFDVALRRFKRSCEKAGVLAEVRRREFYEKPTTERKRAKASAVKRHAKKLARENARRTRLY